The genomic segment TGGGCTTCTTATCGAAGATGCCGAGCGCCTTGAGGCGGTTGTTCAGCATCCACTCCGGCTCGTTCTTCTTAGCGGAGATATCGCGAACGACGGCCTCGGACAGGCCACGCTGGGCGGAGGCGCCAGCCTCGTCGGAGTCATGCCAGCCGTAGTTGTAGGGGCCAATGGACTCAATGATCTCGTCATCTGAGGACGGAGCAGTGGGTGTTGCTTGAGTCATGTTCAGCTCCTTTCTTCAGGAGTGTGGTCTATGGGTGTTAAGGGAATGTTGGTCGTACAGATTCCGTGCCCCTCGGTAATGGTGGCCAGTTGTTGCACGTGTTGGCCGAGTAGCTCGGATAGCGCCTCATGCTCTGCGGCGCACAGCTCCGGATGCTCCGAGGCCACGTGCGAGATGGGGCAATGGTGGTGGCAAATCTGTACGCCTCCACCAGCTTCTTTGACCTCGGATGCATAGCCATTGGCATTGAGCGCATCCGCGACCTGTTGGGCTGTTTTAAATGTCGAGTCTTCATCGTCCGCCGCAGGGTCCACGTGCGCAAGCAACTGGGCTACGCGCTGCCGCGCGAACTCGCGCACGGCCTCGGACCCACCGGTCTCCCGCAGCGCATTGATAGCAAGCACAGCGAGGGTGTCATAGTCGTGCCCGAAATGGGCCCGGCCTTCGTCGGTGAGCTGGAATGCTTTGGCTGGTCGGCCGCGCCCACGCGCGCGGGTGGAGCGAGGCTCCACTGTTTCCGCTAGGGCGTCGTCGACCAAGTTATCGAGGTGGCGGCGCACACCTGCTGCCGACAGTCCCAGCGCCTTGCCCAATGCGGAGGCCGTCATCGGGCCTTGTTTAAGCAAGGTCATGAGGATCTGTTTGCGGGTGTCACCATCCGTCGAGCGGGTTTCCACATCGCTGCGCTTCTTCTCCTCACTACGAGCATGTTCGCTCCGAGAAGCAGAAGCCGCCCGTGGCCCACCGGACGGCGTGCTGAGACGAGAAACAGAGTGCGTCATGTGCGCGTTCACCTCCTTACATTCTTATTGATGGGCAACTCGCGTCTCATTATAAGACAACACTAGTGTTCCTTAATTAGCCGGGGGCCTGCTAACGCCCTCCGCCCCGCGCGCCATGGACACCTACGATGTCCTAGGCGTGTTTTAGACTCGTAGCTGTGTCGGATACCCACAAGCCCCGCCGCCGGCGCGCGGCCGCAGCAGCAGACAACTTCAAGGCGACCCTGCCGCGCCTCGGCCACGCTGGGTCTCGCTCAGCCAGTCTGCACGTCGGCGCAGAGGACGAGGCAGGTGGATCCACCATTGTCCGCGCCGCTACTGGGCATGATCTGCTCCCGGTGTCGAGCTCGCGGGCACCGCGACAGCTCGACCCCTTGCAGCTTGCTCGCTTTGCGACGCTACGCTGGCTCGGCACCCTCGGGGCCTTGATGCTTGCCCTCGGCGGCCTCGGAGCTGGGGCCAAGCCGGTGTTGGGAGATCCCTACACCTCCTTTCCCGGCGGCTCCCTGATGGGCCGGATGATTCAAACCTCATCCATCTTGGTCATCACCGGTGCAGGGTTGATGGTGATCGCGTGGTTGCTCATTGCCCCTTTTGTGGGCGCGGACCTCACCAGCCCCCGCCGCTCACGGGTACTGGTGTCCACATCCATGTTGGTGCGCACTTTCGCGGCTTGGGTAGCTCCGATCTTCTTCACCGCTCCCCTATTTACCCAAGACATCTATTCCTATTTGGCCCAAGGCGCGATTGTTGACCGCGGGCTCGATCCCTATAGTGCCGGCCCAGTGGACATTTTGGGCACCGATGATGTGCTGGCTCGTTCGGTGCCGCTGATCTGGTCCCACTCCCCCTCTCCCTATGGGCCGGTGGCCCTAGGCATTGCATCCACTATCGCGCGCATCACCGGCGATTCGATCGCGGCCGGAGTGTTTGCCCACCGCATCATCAGCTTGATCGGCATGGTGCTGGCTGCGTGGGCACTGAGTAGGCTTGCCCTGCGCTGTGGCGTGTCTGTGCAGGCGGCGCTGTGGCTTGGCATCCTTAATCCGCTCGCCATCCTGCACCTCGTGGGTGGGATTCATAACGAGTCCATCCAGCTCGGGCTCGTGCTTTTGGGCATGGAGTTGGGACTGCGGGGTATCGACCGGCTCAGCGCCATTAATGGGCCAGCTTGGTATGCCTGGGCTCTCGTTATCGGCAGCGGCGTGCTCATCTCCGCGGCGGGCATGGTGAAGGTCACCGGTTTCATCGGTCTTGGCTTCATTGGCATGGCACTGGCAAGGCAGTTGCATCTGCGCGGACAGCGCACCGCCTTGGCTGTGGCCAGTGCCGGTGCCGTGCAGGTAGGGGTGCTGGTGGCCTCCGTCGCGGGTGTCACCGCCCTCACCGGAATTTCCACCGGCTGGATCAGCGGCCAAGGCGGGGCCGCGACCATCCGTTCCTGGCTATCATTGACCACCGATATCGGAGTGATCGGCGGCTGGATCGGGATGCTGCTCGAGCTCGGCGATCATACCGAGGCCTTGCTGGTGATCACCCGCGGCGCCGGGCTGCTCTTAGCGGTGGCGTTCATGCTCCGCATGCTCTTTGCTACATACCGCGGCACGATCCACCCCATTGGCGGTCTGGGGGTGGCAACTTTCATCCTCGTTATTCTTTTCCCCGTAGTGCACCCCTGGTACATGTTATGGGCAATCCTGCCGCTGGCCGCTTGGGCCAATCGACGCCTCTTCCGCGCCGGGGCGGCCGGCTACTGCGCCCTACTCAGCCTATTCATCATGCCGCGCGGACTCTCGCTACCACCAACCACCGTGATCGCCATTTACGTCGGCTCTGCCCTGCTTGGGATCGTTTTCCTCACCATGGTCTACGTGTTCTTGCGCCGACGCGGGATCGTTGGCTGGGGCTGAGCGTCGATAAGCATGCTGCACCAAGGCGCGCCACGTCGGACAGGTTATCTCCTGCGGCGGCTGGGTATCCTAGACTATCGAGTTGTGAATACTGAGCACAGAGATCGTCCGGCGGCCACGGGCCCCGCGCTAGCTCTCACGGAGCTAAGCAAAACCTTTGGGGCCACCCAGGCTGTCGCCTCCCTCAGTCTCAGCGTGGATCATGGCGAAGTCCTCGCCCTACTTGGCCCGAATGGCGCCGGCAAAACCACCACGATCGAGATGTGCGAAGGCTTTCTCACCCCCAGCTCTGGCCGTATCGAGGTGTTGGGGCTCAATCCCACCACCCATCCGGAGCAGGTACGCCGTCGCATCGGCATCATGCTGCAGGGCGGCGGCGCCTATCCCGGCATCAAGGTGGGCGAAATGCTGCGACTCGTGGCCTCCTATTCGGCTCGGCCGCTCGACGTGGACTGGCTGATGGACACCCTCGGTCTCGCGGGACTAGCAGGCACCAACTACCGGCGCCTCTCCGGCGGCCAGCAGCAGCGCGTCTCCCTCGCCTGCGCCCTCATTGGCCGCCCCGAGCTGGTCTTTCTCGATGAGCCCACCGCCGGCATGGATGCCCAATCGCGGCTGCAGGTTTGGGACATCATCCGTAGCCTCAAGGCCGACGGTGTGACCGTAATCCTGACCACCCACCTCATGGACGAGGCGGAGGCACTGGCAGACCGGGTGGTGATTATCGATCACGGCAGCGTGGTCGCCGAGGGCACCCCCGAAGAGCTCAGCGCCATGAGCACGGAGGCTGCGGACATCAGCTTCGAGACCGCAGTGGCGAT from the Corynebacterium ciconiae DSM 44920 genome contains:
- the mptB gene encoding polyprenol phosphomannose-dependent alpha 1,6 mannosyltransferase MptB is translated as MPRLGHAGSRSASLHVGAEDEAGGSTIVRAATGHDLLPVSSSRAPRQLDPLQLARFATLRWLGTLGALMLALGGLGAGAKPVLGDPYTSFPGGSLMGRMIQTSSILVITGAGLMVIAWLLIAPFVGADLTSPRRSRVLVSTSMLVRTFAAWVAPIFFTAPLFTQDIYSYLAQGAIVDRGLDPYSAGPVDILGTDDVLARSVPLIWSHSPSPYGPVALGIASTIARITGDSIAAGVFAHRIISLIGMVLAAWALSRLALRCGVSVQAALWLGILNPLAILHLVGGIHNESIQLGLVLLGMELGLRGIDRLSAINGPAWYAWALVIGSGVLISAAGMVKVTGFIGLGFIGMALARQLHLRGQRTALAVASAGAVQVGVLVASVAGVTALTGISTGWISGQGGAATIRSWLSLTTDIGVIGGWIGMLLELGDHTEALLVITRGAGLLLAVAFMLRMLFATYRGTIHPIGGLGVATFILVILFPVVHPWYMLWAILPLAAWANRRLFRAGAAGYCALLSLFIMPRGLSLPPTTVIAIYVGSALLGIVFLTMVYVFLRRRGIVGWG
- a CDS encoding helix-turn-helix transcriptional regulator, whose protein sequence is MTHSVSRLSTPSGGPRAASASRSEHARSEEKKRSDVETRSTDGDTRKQILMTLLKQGPMTASALGKALGLSAAGVRRHLDNLVDDALAETVEPRSTRARGRGRPAKAFQLTDEGRAHFGHDYDTLAVLAINALRETGGSEAVREFARQRVAQLLAHVDPAADDEDSTFKTAQQVADALNANGYASEVKEAGGGVQICHHHCPISHVASEHPELCAAEHEALSELLGQHVQQLATITEGHGICTTNIPLTPIDHTPEERS
- a CDS encoding ABC transporter ATP-binding protein gives rise to the protein MNTEHRDRPAATGPALALTELSKTFGATQAVASLSLSVDHGEVLALLGPNGAGKTTTIEMCEGFLTPSSGRIEVLGLNPTTHPEQVRRRIGIMLQGGGAYPGIKVGEMLRLVASYSARPLDVDWLMDTLGLAGLAGTNYRRLSGGQQQRVSLACALIGRPELVFLDEPTAGMDAQSRLQVWDIIRSLKADGVTVILTTHLMDEAEALADRVVIIDHGSVVAEGTPEELSAMSTEAADISFETAVAIDTAVFSEAMGATVREVRPHSYRVQAAATPELIATLAATACTHGVLLHNVSTNHRTLEDVFLDLTGREMRS